In Desulfatiglans sp., one genomic interval encodes:
- a CDS encoding TonB family protein, protein METILKALPAFFSWFIDYTIDISIFICLIFVLKSIIAKRLPAWWHYGLWLVLIIRMIIPLKYEKSSVLPEFLSIKLPEFDLMDTMLLGKDDMISGIIENTSSSFNWAWLDLSFNEVMLYAWLIGALSIGLFILIKNLRFWITIKQKPMLVDKDILDLLEECKITMQINTVIGIIITDAVKSPALFGYLRPRLLLPQGVLEKLTRSELTYVFMHELGHLKRHDIGVSWVITMLQVFHWFNPLVWFAFYQMRIDQESACDASVLARIRNNQTKDYAGTIIGFLERFCQNQQLPAMAGIIENKSQIKRRIAMIVSYKKNTKRIKALAIVMLLVTGFIFYTITGFAQEGLDNKTPLPEDAKKAMVEAQKLFENKEVENARNVLQDYMDTTHDTIPADAYLMLGYYWYNDKKLDEALKVFKEGYEAYPDNNDLMSYYGSTLYEMGEFAEAAPLLEKRYEESESKDIRMLEAAAGAYYQLKSYDDTIRVVKEMIDSQYDPKPEWINMLIGIYQEQEEYNRAIEVIETYMAISGAPKETWLKQIIACYYAQQNYEKMYEYNDKLVKITGTQDPTLSALIKKTQPEIKAENTPPFVSTFSLSAGEPVYRIDEIDTPPKPIEMFPPQYPIEAKEKKIEGKVVLRFIVGIDGIAHEPQVENAEPEGVFEEVALEAVAKYKFTPAKKNGEDVNCFVKMPMAFKLGEKLIE, encoded by the coding sequence ACTCCCTGAATTTTTATCAATAAAATTACCTGAATTTGACCTCATGGATACAATGCTTCTTGGTAAAGACGATATGATATCGGGTATTATTGAGAACACCTCTTCCAGCTTTAACTGGGCGTGGCTTGATCTCTCATTTAATGAGGTCATGCTTTATGCCTGGCTTATCGGGGCACTTTCCATAGGCCTTTTTATCCTTATTAAAAATTTAAGATTCTGGATCACTATAAAACAAAAACCCATGCTGGTTGATAAAGATATCCTTGACCTCTTAGAAGAATGCAAGATTACCATGCAGATCAACACTGTGATCGGGATTATCATCACAGATGCAGTTAAGAGCCCTGCCCTGTTCGGTTACCTGAGGCCAAGGCTGCTATTACCTCAGGGTGTGTTAGAAAAACTAACACGGTCAGAGCTTACCTATGTGTTTATGCATGAGCTTGGCCACCTTAAGCGCCATGATATTGGTGTGTCATGGGTTATTACTATGCTTCAGGTCTTTCACTGGTTCAATCCGCTTGTATGGTTTGCATTTTACCAGATGAGGATAGACCAGGAATCGGCCTGTGATGCATCAGTGCTGGCAAGAATAAGGAACAATCAGACAAAGGATTATGCAGGCACTATTATCGGTTTTCTTGAAAGGTTCTGCCAGAACCAGCAGCTACCGGCAATGGCAGGTATTATAGAAAATAAATCTCAAATAAAAAGGAGAATTGCCATGATAGTAAGCTACAAGAAAAACACAAAAAGGATTAAGGCGTTAGCCATTGTCATGCTTTTAGTAACAGGGTTTATCTTTTACACCATAACAGGTTTTGCACAGGAGGGGCTCGATAATAAAACTCCACTCCCTGAAGATGCAAAAAAGGCAATGGTTGAGGCACAGAAGCTTTTTGAAAACAAGGAAGTTGAAAATGCCAGGAATGTGCTTCAGGATTATATGGATACAACCCATGATACTATCCCTGCGGATGCTTATCTTATGCTCGGGTATTACTGGTATAACGATAAGAAATTGGATGAGGCATTAAAAGTTTTTAAAGAAGGTTATGAAGCATACCCTGACAACAACGATCTAATGTCTTATTATGGTTCAACTCTTTATGAAATGGGAGAATTTGCAGAGGCAGCCCCGTTGCTTGAGAAGAGGTATGAAGAAAGCGAATCAAAGGATATAAGGATGCTTGAGGCAGCAGCAGGTGCTTATTATCAATTAAAAAGCTATGATGATACCATAAGGGTTGTTAAAGAGATGATAGATTCACAGTATGACCCAAAACCTGAATGGATTAACATGCTTATTGGAATATACCAGGAACAAGAAGAATACAACAGGGCAATAGAGGTGATAGAAACATACATGGCTATATCCGGCGCACCAAAGGAAACGTGGTTAAAACAAATTATCGCATGTTATTATGCACAGCAAAATTATGAAAAGATGTATGAATACAATGATAAACTGGTGAAAATAACAGGAACCCAGGATCCAACGCTCTCAGCGCTTATTAAAAAAACTCAACCTGAAATTAAAGCTGAAAATACTCCACCATTTGTATCAACCTTTTCATTATCTGCTGGTGAACCGGTTTATAGAATAGATGAAATTGACACACCGCCGAAGCCTATTGAAATGTTTCCTCCACAATACCCCATTGAAGCTAAAGAGAAGAAGATAGAGGGAAAGGTTGTTTTGAGATTTATTGTCGGCATAGATGGCATTGCACATGAGCCACAGGTAGAAAATGCAGAACCGGAAGGAGTTTTTGAAGAGGTGGCACTTGAAGCTGTTGCCAAATATAAGTTTACACCTGCAAAAAAGAATGGTGAGGATGTTAACTGCTTTGTTAAAATGCCAATGGCATTTAAACTTGGTGAAAAACTGATAGAATAA
- a CDS encoding DEAD/DEAH box helicase, translating into MNFDTFSFHPSIEANITSAGYEVPTPIQTMAIPKVKEGHDIMGLAQTGTGKTAAFALPILNRLINGKQGHVRALVIAPTRELAEQIHQSFEIFGRKTQIKSTTVYGGVGINPQIQKLRSADIVVACPGRLIDHIERNTVNLTKVEVLVIDEADQMFDMGFLPNIRRILNHLPKTRQTLLFSATMPPEIKQLARDILKNPSTVQAGVTAPAETVSHAIYPVAQHLKTDLLLELLETSDAGSVLVFTRTKHRAKSLEKKLAAAGYSSASIQGNLSQSRRQAALDGFKSGEFQILVATDIAARGIDVSRISHVINYDIPATPEAYIHRIGRTGRAECSGEAFTLATSEDKNMVKAINRLIGSEVEQRTIATFNYGSPAPDQKRPSIARVAPQRRFPESKNSYNKRRPAAKIFS; encoded by the coding sequence TTGAATTTTGACACATTTAGTTTTCATCCATCCATTGAGGCAAACATCACATCCGCTGGTTATGAGGTTCCGACCCCTATTCAGACAATGGCAATCCCAAAGGTAAAAGAGGGGCATGATATAATGGGCCTTGCACAGACCGGAACAGGTAAGACAGCGGCATTTGCGCTGCCAATACTTAACCGGCTTATTAATGGTAAACAGGGCCATGTACGCGCCCTTGTAATCGCCCCGACACGCGAACTGGCTGAACAGATTCATCAGTCATTTGAAATTTTTGGCAGGAAGACACAAATAAAAAGCACAACTGTTTATGGCGGCGTTGGTATTAACCCCCAGATACAGAAACTAAGGTCTGCCGATATTGTTGTGGCATGCCCCGGCAGGCTTATAGACCATATTGAACGTAACACTGTAAACCTTACAAAGGTGGAGGTGCTTGTAATTGATGAGGCTGACCAGATGTTTGATATGGGCTTTCTCCCAAACATCAGGCGGATTTTAAACCATCTTCCAAAGACGCGCCAGACACTGCTTTTTTCTGCTACAATGCCGCCGGAAATAAAGCAGCTTGCACGCGATATACTCAAGAATCCATCAACAGTGCAGGCCGGGGTTACTGCCCCTGCTGAAACCGTGAGCCATGCCATATACCCGGTTGCCCAGCACCTGAAGACAGACCTTTTACTGGAACTACTTGAAACCAGTGATGCAGGGTCTGTTCTTGTTTTTACCCGGACAAAGCATCGCGCAAAAAGCCTTGAAAAGAAATTGGCTGCTGCCGGGTACAGCTCAGCCTCTATTCAGGGAAACCTTTCACAGTCAAGGCGTCAGGCAGCCCTTGATGGCTTTAAGAGCGGTGAATTCCAGATACTGGTGGCTACTGATATTGCAGCACGCGGTATTGATGTTTCACGAATATCTCATGTGATTAACTATGATATCCCTGCAACCCCCGAGGCATACATACACCGCATAGGTCGTACCGGCAGGGCTGAATGCAGCGGCGAGGCATTTACCCTTGCTACCAGCGAAGACAAAAATATGGTGAAGGCTATAAATCGTTTGATTGGTTCTGAGGTAGAGCAGCGCACCATAGCTACCTTTAATTATGGTTCACCAGCGCCTGATCAAAAAAGGCCATCTATTGCAAGGGTTGCTCCGCAGAGGAGATTCCCCGAATCAAAAAATAGTTATAACAAAAGAAGACCGGCAGCAAAGATATTCAGTTAA